A region of the Argopecten irradians isolate NY chromosome 16, Ai_NY, whole genome shotgun sequence genome:
CCACTGTATAGGATGGACATCTAATGATAATAGGCAGAGACAATCCACTGTATAGGGTGGACATCTAATGAGGATAGGCAGAGACAATCCACTGTATAGGGTGGACATCTAATGAGGATAGGCAGAGACAATCCACTGTATAGGGTGGACATCTAATGAGGATAGGCAGAGACAATCCACTGTATAGGATGGACATCTAATGAGGATAGGCAGAGACAATCCACTGTATAGGGTGGACATCTAATGAGGATAGGCAGAGACAATCCACTGTATAGGGTGGACATCTAATGAGGATAGGCAGAGACAATCCACTGTATAGGGTGGACATCTAATGATGATAGGCAGAGACAATCCACTGTATAGGGTGGACATCTAATGAGGATAGACAGAGACAATCCACTGTATAGGGTGGACATCTAATGAGGATAGGCAGAGACAATCCACTGTATAGGGTGGACATCTAATGAGGATAGGCAGAGACAATCCACTGTATAGGGTGGACATCTAATGAGGATAGGCAGAGACAATCCATTGTATAGGGTGGACATCTAATGAGGATATGCAGAGACAATCCATTGTATAGGGTGGACATCTAATGAGGATAGGCAGAGACAATCCACTGTATAGGGTGGACATCTAATTAGGATAGGCAGAGACAATGTATTCAGTGGAAATTTGAGATTAAGAACCAAACtaattaccaaaaaaaaaatgttttgaacacAGGTAGTCTACATAGAGCTGCATGCAGAAGCTGAAATCAACCACACATTGCAAAGATGCATACAAGAagtaaatacagtataaaaGGTATAGGATGACCTTTTGTGTGCATACTTTTACCGAATATTGGTTGTCCATACTCTTTATAGTAAATAAAGAATAAGGGAGCTGAGTCCACAAAATTGGTGTTGTAAAAGATAATGGGGGTCTTTGGTAAAAGTGTTATATGGTTTCTACTTTACTTCATTTGATTTCATACATCCTTTGATAGAATAGTCACCCCGTTATAGTACAGCAACGGTCGCTATGACTACAGAATATCATGCATCTGTGAAATcaacatatataaaacataccatatcatttaaataattattttaagaaGGGAAGATAACTTACCTGTTTCATTTGACACCTTCCGGAGAATCATCAAATCCCACATTAGCATACATCCACACTCTCTTGTCCTAAAAGATCTCTTGACACCTGAAACAAATTCAGACagtattcaaattatttgacTATCAATATATGCACTTCATACAATTTACATGTGcactgatttttatttttttcaaactaaatTTAGCCCACCAGTACATTTGGTTTACCTAGAACATTTACCAATCAGTAAGGTCTTAAATGTCATATGACTGATCCATTAGGGAGTCAGATGACTGACCCATTAGGGTGTCAGATGACTGATTCATAAGGGAGTCAGATCACTGATCCATTAGGGAGTCAGATCACTGATCCATTAGGGTGTCGGATGACTGATCCATTATGGTATCAGATGACTGAGCGATTAGGGTGTCAGATGACACCCATAAGGGTATCAGATGACTGATCCATTAGGGTGTCAGATGACTGATCCATTAGGGTGTCAGATGACTGACCCATTAGGGTGTCAGATGACTGATCCATAAGGGAGTCAGATCACTGATCCATTAGGGAGTCAGATCACTGATCCATTAGGGTGTCGGATGACTGATCCATTATGGTATCAGATGACTGAGCGATTAGGGTGTCAGATGACACCCATAAGGGTATCAGATGACTGACCCATTAGGGAGTCAGATGACTGACCAATTAGGGTGTCAGATCACTGACCCATTAGCGTGTCAGATGACTGACCCATTAGGGAGTCAGATGACTGATCCATTAGGGGGTCAGATGACTGACCCATTAGGGTGTCAGATAACTGATCCATTAGGGTGTCAGATGACTGATCCATTATGGTATCAGATGACTGATCCATCAGGGTGTCAGATGACTGACCCATTAGGGTGTCAGATGACTGACCCATTAGGGTATCAGATGACTGACCCATTAGGGTGTCAGATGACTGATCCATTAGGGTGTCAGATGACTGATCCATTAAGGAGTCAGATGACTGATCCATTAGGGTGTCAAATGACTGACCTATTAGGGTGTCAGATGACTGACCCATTAGGGTATCAGATGACTGATCCATTAGGATGTCAGATGACTAACCAATTAGGATGTCAGATGACTGACCCATTAGGGTATCAGATGACTGATTCATAAGGGTATCAGATGACTGACCCATTAGGGTGTCAAATGACTGATCCATTAGGGTTTCAGATGACTGATCCATTAGGATGTCAGATGACCATTAGGATGTCAGATGACTACTAACCCATTAGGATGTCAGATGACTGACCCATTAGGGAGTCAGGTGACTGATCCATTAGGGTATCAGATGACTGATCCATTAGGGTGTCAGATGACTGATCCATTAGGGTGTCAGATGACTGATCCATTAGGGAGTCAGATGACTGATCCATTAGGGTGTCAGATGACTGATCCATTAGGGTGTCAGATGACTGATCCATTAGGGTATCAGATGACTGATCCATTAGGGTATCAGATGACTGATCCATTAGGGTGTCAGATGACTGATCCATTAGGGTGTCAGATGACTGATCCATTAGGGTATCAGATGACTGACCCATTAGGGTATCAGATGACTGACCCATTAGGGTATCAGATGACTGATCCATTAGGGTGTCAGATGACTGATCCATTCAGGTGTCAGATGACTGATCCATTCAGGTGTCAGGCTCTTACAACAAGTTACATTTACCCGTCAACAAACAATCTGTGAGACTCCAAGCAAcagtttaaaaataaatcaaataactGTTTCTTTATtcagaaatgttaaaaatatatcaacatgtTCACTAATAGAACTTAGCCTTATTGGAGTTCAAAATCTAAGTGTGGTGCACTCTTTACTTAATCCAAAACAACTTCGCTTTCAAGAGTTTGGAAATTGTACTCAAAAAGTAGAAGAGGGAACACAGAGTTGGATTGCTGAGGAAGATCTcatatgaatttattttggcaGTTGTGCTGATAACATTACAACTAGCCTATTGCCAACATCATAAAAATTCACAATTAAAATGATCTCTCCAATTTGTGCTCTCTGATTTGCAATCAGctgaaaaatgcaaattatGTTGAGAGCTTCCGAGTTCATGTACAAGCAacatgaataaatatttttctgacATTCACATAATGAACGTCGACCTGATCCTTTTGATTGtgtttgttttacaatatattctttttttatacGGCACAACAAAGTGCCAAGGGTGACAACTACCAGTTCATGTACACTAATCGAGG
Encoded here:
- the LOC138310100 gene encoding fibrinogen-binding protein-like, with amino-acid sequence MDQSSDTLMDQSSDTLMGQSSDTLMGQSSDTLMDQSSDTLMDQSSDTLMDQSSDTLMDQSSDTLMDQSSDTLMDQSSDTLMDQSSDSLMDQSSDTLMDQSSDTLMDQSSDTLMDQSPDSLMGQSSDILMGQSFDTLMDQSSDSLMDQSSDTLMDQSSDTLMGQSSDTLMGQSSDTLMGQSSDTLMDQSSDTIMDQSSDTLMDQLSDTLMGQSSDPLMDQSSDSLMGQSSDTLMGQ